GATCACCATGGGCGAAGAAGCCTGGGGCATCGACATGGAGGGCGAGATCGCCGTCATCACCGGCGACGTACCGATGGGCGCTACCCCGGAAGAGGCGCTCAAGGCGGTCCGTCTGATCCTTCTGGTCAATGACGTTTCCCTGCGCGGACTGATCCCGGCCGAGCTTGGCAAGGGCTTCGGTTTCTTCCAGTCCAAGCCGTCTTCCGCCTTCTCGCCCGTGGCCGTGACCCCGGCCGAGCTGGGCGATGCCTGGAAGGACGGCAAGCTGCACCTGCCGCTTCATGTCGATCTCAATGGTGCACCATTCGGACGCGCCGATGCCGGTGTCGACATGACCTTCGATTTCGGCCAGCTGATCGCCCATGCCGCCAAGACCCGCCCGCTGGGCGCCGGCGCCGTCATCGGCTCAGGCACGGTCTCCAACAAGCTGGACGGCGGTCCGGGCAAGCCGGTCACCGAGGGCGGTGTCGGTTATTCCTGCATCGCCGAGATCCGCATGATCGAGACCATCGACACTGGTGAGGCGAAAACGCCGTTCCTGAAATTCGGCGACACGGTCCGCATCGAGATGATGGACGGCGAAGGCCACTCCATCTTCGGCGCCATCGAGCAGACGGTGGAGAAATATCAGAAGTAACGGCCGTCATTCCGGACAAGTGCAGCGAAGCTGCATGCTGATCCGGAATCCAGCGGTTCTGCCGCGCGCAAGCGCGCCAAATTGAATTTGTGTGGGCAAGCCCACGCTGATGTCTGGATGCCAGATCAGCGTTCGGCCTGGCCTCACTTGTCTGGCATGACGTGCATGACACGAGAACGGATTGAGGAAAAATCATGAGCAAGCAATTCGCGTCCGTCGGGGACATGAGCGAAAAGAAGATCTCCTTCACCGAGATCGGCAAGGACCTCTGGGCGTTTACCGCCGAGGGCGACCCGAATACCGGCGTCATCATCGGCGATGACAGCGTCATGATCATCGAGGCGCAGGCGACCCCTGAACTTGCCAACAAGGTGATCGAGAAGGTGCGCTCCGTCACCGACAAACCGATCAGCCATCTTGTGCTGACCCATTATCATGCCGTGCGCGTCTTGGGCGCTGCCGCCTATCAGGCGCCGACCGTGATCATGAGCCAGAAGGCGCGGTCCATGGTCGTGGAGCGTGGCGCGGAAGATCGGGAATCTGAATTCATGCGCTTCCCGCGCCTGTTCATGGGCTATGACAATGTCAACGACATCCCGCCGCTGACCTGGCCGACCACGACCTTCAATGATCGCATGACGGTCTATCTCGGCAAGCGCCGCGTCGATCTGCGTTTCCTCGGCCGGGCTCACACGGCCGGCGACATCGTCATCCACGTGCCGGACCAGAATGTCATGTTCACCGGCGACATCGTCGAGTACCACTCGGCCTGCTACTGCGGCGACGGCCATTTCAATGATTGGCCGACGACGCTGGAGGCCATCCGGTCCTTTGATGTGGAGGCCATCGCACCGGGCCGCGGCGACGCGCTGGTCGGCAAGGAAATGGTGGGCAAGGCGCTGACCAACACGGCCGACTTCGTGTCCTCGACCTACCGGCCGGTAGCCCGGGTCGCCCAGGGCGGCGGATCGCTGAAAGAAGCCTGGGACGCCTGCCGCGCCGAGTGCGATCCGAAGTTCAAGGACTATGCGATCTACGAGCATTGCCTGCCGTTCAACGTCGCTAGGGCCTATGACGAAGCGCTCGGCATCGACACGCCGCGCATCTGGACGGCCGAACGCGACGCCAAGATGTGGGCGGACCTGCAGGGCTAGGCATGACCACGGCCCTCGATCACCTACACCTGATGGCGCGCAACAACGCCTATGCAAACGAACGTCTCCATGAGGCCTGCTGCCAGCTGTCTCAAGAGGCGTTTGTGGCGGAGCGGACCAATTTCTTTCCGTCGATCCGGGAGACCCTCAATCACAATTGGGAGGTCGACCGTTACTATCTGGATGCACTCCGGGAAGAGGGCAGGGGCCTTGGCGTTTTCGACGCGCCGCATCTGGAAACAGCCTCGGAACTGAAGGAGGCCCAGGCGCTGCTTGACCGGATGCTGATCGGTTTCTGCGACAGCCTGACCAAGACCGACCTGAGCCGAAAAGTTGTGCAGGACCGCGGCAGGAACGGCCGGTTCGAGGAGACCATCGCCAACACGCTGCTGCATCTGTTCCAGCACCAGATCCATCATCGGGGGCAGGTGCATGCCATGCTGGCAGGAACGAATGTCGCCCCGCCGCAGCTTGACGAGTTTTTTCTGGATTTCGATCGCCATCCGGCGGCCGAAAGATATCTCTGACGCAGGAGCCGGGAGGGAGACCCTGTGACCAAATTGTTCGAAGCGCCGCTTTATCCCTACAAATGGTCTAGCGATCAGGAAGCGCCGTCGCCGGTGCGCCATCCCGTGGTCATCATCGGGGCCGGTCCGGTAGGGCTCGCCACGGCGATCGACCTGGCCCAGGCCGATGTGCCGGTTGTTGTTCTGGACGACAATGACAAGGTCAGTGTCGGCTCGCGGGCGATCTGTTTTTCCAAGCGCTCGCTGGAAATTTTCGACCGGCTCGGCTGCGGCGACGAGATGGAGGACAAGGGGGTCGTCTGGAACGTCGGCAAGGTCTTCTTCGGCAACCGCCAGGTCTACGACTTCAACCTTCTGCCGGAGGACGGCCACAAGCGCCCGGCCTTCATCAACCTCCAGCAATATTATTGCGAACTCTTTCTGGTCGAACGCATCCGGGCCCTGCAGGCCGAAGGCAAGCCGATCGAGATCCGGGGCGGCAACCGGGTGGAGAATCTGCACACATATGACGACCACACGCTGGTCACCGTCGAAACACCGGAAGGCGCCTACAATCTTGAAGCCGACTGGCTGATCGCCTGTGACGGTGCCGGATCACCGACCCGCCGCATGCTCGATCTTGATTTTGTTGGCCGCGTCTTTGAGGACAATTTCCTGATTGCAGACGTGATCATGAAGGCCGATTTCCCGACGGAGCGCTGGTTCTGGTTCGACCCGCCCTTCAACAAGGATCAGTCGGCCCTCCTGCACAAGCAGCCCGACGGCGTCTGGCGCATCGACCTTCAGCTCGGCTGGGACATCGACAAGGAAAAGGAGAAGAAGCCGGAAAACGTTATTCCGCGTCTGAAACAGATGCTCGGCCCGGATGTCGAGTTCGACCTGGAATGGGTGTCGATCTACACCTTTCAGTGCCGCCGCATGGAAAACTTCCGCCATGGCCGGGTGATCTTTGCCGGTGACAGTGCCCACCAGGTCTCGCCCTTCGGTGCACGCGGTGCCAATTCCGGCTTCCAGGATGCGGACAATCTCGGCTGGAAACTGAAACTCGTTCTGGAGGGCAAGGCGCCGGACACCCTGCTCGACAGTTATTCCGTTGAGCGCGAATATGCAGCGGACGAAAACATCCGGCAGAGCTCACGCTCAACCGACTTCATCACGCCGAAGTCCGAGATCAGCCGGGTCTTCCGGGACGCCGTGCTCGATCTCTCCGAGCACTACGAGTTCGCCCGGCCGCTGGTCAACTCCGGCAGGCTCTCGGTGCCCTGCACCTATGACGGTTCTCCGCTGAATGGCCCGGATGTCGCAGGCTTGCCGGCCCGGACTCGCCCGGGCAGCCCGGCGGTCGATGCACCTTTGAAGGACGGTTGGCTGCTTGACGGGCTCGGTGAAGGATTTCATCTTCTGGGCCTGGGCGTCGAGGTTCCCGCAAAAACGGAACTCGACGGAATGGACCTGACGGGCCTCTCACTCTCCGCTTCGGATCTCAACCGCGATCTGAAACACCGTTATCTCGGCGAGGTACATTCTGCGGTCTATCTGATCCGCCCGGACCAGCATGTTGCCGCGCGCTGGACGGTTTACGATGAAACCGCCGTCAGGGAGGCCCTGGCGATCGCACTGGCCAAGAAGGAAGCAATTCAATGACGGACGTGGTCACTGCCCCGAACCTGGACAAGCCGGACGAGTTCTACGCCAGGCTGCTGGCTGCTCATGAAGGGCTCAGCAAGGCGGAAAGCGATGCTTTCAACGCGCGGCTGATCCTGCTGATGGCCAACCGGATTGGCGACCTGAGCGAGTTGGACGCACTGATGGAGGCGGCCAAACGGAAGTGAGACGGCTGTCAGGCAGCGTCTGCCGGCGAGCAAGACATACGATTTGCGGTATCAAAAGTCGGTTGCAGACGAATCATAAAAAGTATCCTGAGTAGTAATTCTGGGCCGGGTTTTGCTGCGTGAGGGCTTCTGATTTTTTTCGGGCAAAAAAATCTAAGTAAAAATCACGAAGCATCTCTTTGCTGGCAAAGACAAAAATGCGTTCGAATTATTTCGCCAATAGAAACAAAAGGTCAGGCCGTAACTCTTCATCATTTCATTAACCCCCGACGTCTTCAATTTAGGAAAGTGCGGGGGAAACATGTCCAAGCTACTCACACCATTGAAGAATGCTCGCTTCTCCGCGAAGGTCGGCGGCGGGTTTGTCACCATGATCCTGGTTGCCGCTGCGGTTGGAGCGGTCGGCACAGCCGCGATCCTCGGACTGCGGGCGCAGTCCGACGTCAGTGCCAAGGCAACAGCGGCCATGGCCAACTTGCAGCAGGTGGCCCAGGCCCAGGAAGCCTATCTGTCCGCACGCAGCCCGGAACTGGCCGCGGCCGCCGAAGCCCAGATCGGACATCTGGAAACGGCACTGGTGGCTCTCGACGAAGTCTCCGGTCAGGGGGACACCGGAGCGACGGCCGAAGCGATCGCGCTGGTTGACCGCCTGCACGAGGAATTCAACGGGGTCGTTGTTGCGGTCGACAACCGCAAGGCACAGGTCGACAAGCTATTGCGGTCGGCTGTCGGGCTGGAAACCCAGGCGATCAGCATCACCGACCAGATGACCAAGATCCAGAGAGACGCCGGCAGCGCTGCGAAAAAGGCCTCCGGAACCCGCAACCGGGCCGACAAGATCGGCCGCGGCCTGTCGGACATCGAGGACACTGCCGCAGAAACCGCAGCAATGATTGCCGGGACGGGCGAAAATGCGGATCTCCCCCCCGAGACCGGCAAGTCCGTTCAGGATGCCATCGCATCAATGGCAAAGACGGCGAAGAAATCCGCCAAGCTGAAAGTGGACGGGATCGACAAGGCGCGCCTGACCAGCCTGGCGGACGCGGCAAAGGCCCTTCTGGACAAGATGCCGAAGGCTGAGGGTGAGGGGGCTGTGATTGCTCCGGTTACCGCTGCTGTTGCCGGGGAGCTCGCCCGGGGGCTGAAAGACCTGCACGATCAGGCTTCTGCCCTGCGCAAGGAAGTTTATGCGGCAACGGATGAGGCCAAGAAGGTCGCCGGCAAGGCGTCCTCCAAGCTGGGGATCGTTGATCTGGTCAACGTCAACGCGTCGAAATTTTTGCGCGCGTCCCTGGAAATCCGCTCTGCGACGATGGAGTTTTTTGCAGGTTTTGAATCCATGGGGGCCGACGAGGTCGTCAACCGGATCGAGACCCTGCGCTATCTTGCCAATCTCCTGAAGGCGGACAGCGCGGCCTTTCCTGAAATCACCGATGCCGTCGCAGCCATCGAGCAGGAAGTTTCCACCTTTGAGACCGAGTTCGCGGGCATGGTCACGGCCAAGGAGGCCTTCGACATCAAACGCGAGGCGCTGGTGGCGATCTCCGCCGACGTGAGACGGGTGATTGCCGGTCTGACGGAGGCCCAGTCTGCAAGTGCCTATGCCCGCGCGGACACGGCTCTTGGCCTGATTGCGGCTGCGCTGGTCGCGGCAATGATTGTCGGCGGATTGCTGGCCTTTGTCCTGTCGCTGGTGATCACCCGTCCGACGCGTGCGCTCACCGAAGCCATGGGCCGGCTTGCGGAAGGAGACATCGACGTTGTCATTCCGTCTACCGAGCAGGGCGACGAAATCGGTGACATGAGCCGGACCGTGCAGGTGTTTCAGGAAAACGCCCGTGAACGGGTGCGCCTTGCGAGCGAAGCCAATGCGCATCGTGAAGCCCAGGGCGAACGTCAGGACGAGATCGAGCGCCTGATCCAGGGGTTTCGCGAGGAGGTTCAGGGACTGCTCGGTGCGCTGGATGAAACGGCGGACAGCATGTCCCGGACGTCATCGGCGCTCGGCGGCATTGCCGAAAACAGCGCCGAACAGGCGGGCGACACGGCGCGGGTCAGTGAAGATGCCAGCATGAGCGTTGAAAACGTTGCCGGCGCCGCCGAAGAGCTTTCTGCATCCATTGCAGAGATCGGCGATCAGGTGCGCCGTTCCTCCGATATCGTGACGTCTGCCACCAGCGCGGTCCATGAAACCAACGACAAGGTCCAGGGTCTTGCCGAAGCGGCCTCCAAGATCGGTGAAGTCGTCACCCTGATCCAGGCGATTGCCGAGCAGACCAACCTCTTGGCCCTGAACGCCACCATCGAGGCGGCAAGAGCCGGCGAGGCGGGCAAGGGCTTTGCCGTCGTGGCTGCCGAGGTGAAGGAACTGGCCACACAGACCTCCCGTGCCACGGAAGAGATCTCCTCCCAGATCCAGACCATCCAGAACTCCACCGGCGAAGCGGTGGCGGCCATCGGGGCGATTTCCGACACTATGGAAGAGGTCAATGGTTATACCCAGGCGATCTCCTCTGCCGTCAGCCAGCAGGGCGCTGCCACGAACGAGATTTCGGGCAATGTACAGCGCGCTGCCCAGAGCACGCAGGCGGTCCAGTCGAACATGGCACGGCTCGCCCAGGCGGTTGACGAAACCCGCGAAGCTTCCGGCGACGTTCAATCCGCCTCGGGTGACCTGAGCGACCGTAGCGGCGCCCTCAAACAGGGCATTGAGACCTTCCTGAACCGCGTGGCAGCGGCGTAGCGACGGTCCCCACCCGTTCACTGCTCCGCCAACAACCGCCGGCAATCTGCCGGCGGTTGTCAACTCCGGAGGACTTGTGCCGGCAACGGGGCAAACGGCTGATCCGTTCAGACGCTTCAGTCCCTCTATGAACGTCGTTCCAGCAATTACTTTGCTCTGTAGAATTGACAATGTAGTTTTCTGGAGTTTTGGCTATTTCGTAAGAAATAGCCTCTAAGCTTCCCTCGAAGAAATCTGGGGGAGCTATGTTCAGGTCAACAAGTACGTTGCCGTTGCTGCTTGCGTCTGTTCTGGGCGGTGTTGTTGCCGCCGGCTTTCTGATCGTGTCGGCAGAACGGGAAGTCAGCGCTTTCCGGGCCGATGAATACGAGGCCATGGAGCGCTCCACCCAGGATGCGGCCGAATATATTCGAGACTTTGTCGAGCGGCGAAAGGTTCTCGTTCAGGCCTTTGCCAAGAACCATGCCGAAATGCTCAACACCTTGGTCAAGAACCCGGACGAGGAAGACTATGACGCACGTATTCGCGCGCTGATCAGTGACTATTTTCCAGGCCATTTCACCTATGTTGCGAGGCGGTCTGACGGAGAGTTTGTTCCAGATGACCTGGGCGAGTTTGTCGGCCAGGCCTGCCGCACCGACATGCACGAGTTCGCGCTGGTATCAGCTGTCCAGAAACTGCACGAACATGAAGGAACGGCCGTTGCAGCCGACTACCATCCTTTCATTCATCCGCAAGCCGGCAACTATCATTTCGATCTGAGTGCACGTTGGACCGCAGAAGATGAAACCAGTGGTCTGTTGATGATCAGCTTCCGGCCGCAGGAACTGGTGCGCATCCTCCAGGGTCACGAATTGCCGCATCATCGCCTCGTCCTGTTGCGAAGCGACCGGCCCGACCTGATTGAAGCCACAGCGCAAGGGTGGCGGGAAAACTTCGGACGTGAAGGAACGCTGGACGAGGTGGAAGCCGGGTCCATACCCGCGCGGGTGGATATCGCCGGAACAAGGTGGCAGGTCGCCTATCTGCCGTCTCTGGCCTATCTCGGCGAGACCAGCGGACGGATCGTACGCAACACGGCCCTGAGTGTCGTGCTCATCCTGGCGTTTCTCGGTATCCTGGTGTTCTGGTACGTGATTTCTGAGCAGGCTCGGAAAAAAGCCGCCGAAGAAAAAGCAGGCCTGTTGAGACAGTCCGAACGGGATCGGCTTTCGCTCCAGACGCTGATTGATGTCATTCCCGTGCCCATCTACCGCCGCAACAGCGAGGGGCGTACCGACCTGATCAATCAGGCATACACTGAACTTCTCGGCCGAAACGCCAGCGACATTCTGGGGCGAACGACGGCAGAGATATATGGCGAGGATGTCGCCAAATGGATCGATGAGACGGATCGGGATCTGTTGTCCAGCGCACAAAACCGACATGTCTACGAACGCCAGATCGATCCGGAAAATGGACAGCCGAAACGTGATGTCATCATTTACAAGGCAAGAATGGCGCTGGATGGCGAAGAGCACCCATCAATTGTCGGAGCCGCTGTCGACGTCACGGAAGAAAAGGCACTGCGCCGCAAGCTCGAACAATTGGCGACGACGGACCCGCTGACTGGCCTGGCCAACCGCCGTCGGTTCATGGATGTTCTGGGAGACGAAGCCGCGCGCGCGAAACGTTACGATCAAGTCCTGTCCCTGCTGACGCTGGATATCGATCATTTCAAATCTGTCAACGATACCCATGGCCACGACATGGGCGATGAAGCGATCAAGGCGGTCAGCCGTATCATTGAGGCTGAAGTGCGCGACGGGATCGACCTGGCAGCACGCGTGGGCGGTGAGGAGTTTTCTGTTCTGCTGCCGTCGACCGACAGCTTGGGAGCCGTGGCTGTTGCAGAACGTATCCGGACGCGCATTGCTGCAACGGAGATACAGCACCGTGGTGAGACCATCTCCGTCACCGCGAGCCTCGGTCAGGCGAGCTGGAGCCCCGAAGACGTGACCATTTCCCTGGATGATTTCATCATTCGATCGGACAAGGCCCTTTATGCGGCCAAACACGGCGGCCGCAACCAGACGGTCTCGTTTGATGATCTTGAAACTCCCGACACCAGGAAGGCCGGGCAGGCATAGGCCTGAACCGTGTTTTTGAGAACGGATCCCTTCCCCGGCAGTGCCGGGGAAGGGACTGTCAAGGTCCGGCCAGTCGGTTACCGTCCCGTGATGCCCGGGAAGAACAGCAGGATTCCGACCGCCAGGATCTGCAAGGCAATGAACGGCAGCAGCGAGCGGAAGATGGTTGCCAGGGTTATGCCAGGCGGTGCCACGCTCTTTAGGTAAAACGCGGCCGGTCCGAAGGGTGGCGACAGGAAGGATACCTGCATGTTCATGCAGAAAAGAACCCCGAACCAGACCGGGTCGTAGCCCAGATCCTTGATGATCGGCACGAAGATCGGCATCGTCAGAAGCGCGATCCCGACCCAGTCCAGGAACATGCCGAGCACGAACAGGATCAGCATCATGAACAGCAGGATGATGGTCGGGTTCTCCGAGATGCCGGAGATCAGGGCGGAGACGAACTTGATCCCGCCCATCAGGTTGAAGACGCCCACCAGTGCGCTGGCGCCGATGCCGATCCAGACGATCATGCCGACGGTCTGAAGTGTTTGCAGGGCGGCGCCCTTCAGCAGGCCGAGAGAGAACTCGCCCCGGATGACCGTTGACAGCAACACGCCGGCAACGCCGACTGCGGAGGCTTCGGTCACGCTGGCAACGCCGCCATAGATCGAGCCGAGCACGCCGGCAACCACCAGCAGCGGCAGGAACAGCCCCTTGAGCAGGCGCAGCTTTTCCGCTGTCGGCACCGGATCGCCTTCCGGCACCGGCGCGACATTCGGATTGAGATAGGCCCGGATCAGAACATAGGTGATGTAGAAACCGGCCAGCATCAGGCCGGGGACGAAAGCCGCGGTGAAGAGGTCTCCGACCGAGACATTGGCAGTCAGGCCGTAAATGATCAGCACGATGGAGGGCGGCACCATGGTGCCGAGCGCACCGCCGGCGCAGACCACGCCGATGGCAAGGTGTTTGTCATAACCGAGACGCAGCATCTGGGGGAGGGCGACCAGCCCGAGCAGCACGACCTCACCGCCGATAATGCCGCTCATCGCAGCCAGGATCACGGCAACGACGATGGTCTGGATGGCAACGCCGCCGCGCAGGCGTCCGCCCACCAGTTTCATGGCGTCGAAAAGGTCTCTGGCAATGCCGGACCGGTCGAGGATCGCCGCCATCAGCACGAACATCGGCACGGAGACGAAGACGAAGGACCCGACAAAGGAATAGACCCGGCTGGTGATCAGGGGCACGACCATCGGTCCGAACCAGCCGAGTGCAAAGATGAGGGCGACCAGAAGGGTCACGAAGGCCAGCGGAATGCCGGAGACCAGGAGCACCAGCAGCATCGCGAACATGAGCAGGGTGCCGACCTCAATGCCGAGGCCTTGGAGAGAGCCGAAGAAATCGATCACTTGCGCCCCCTGGCGTAATTGACTGCGAGGATCAGGAACTGGACGGCCATGACCGTCATCACAACCAACAGGAAGACCTTGATCAGGCCCGGATAGACCGGATCCCAGGCGCTGCCGGACCGTTCCAGACGGAAGCTGCCATCCGGGCGAAACGCCGCCTTTTGCACCATCAGCCAGGACGCATAGGCAAAAAAGCCGCTGGCGACCATGCAGATCAGCGAGATGACCACGTCAAAGACGCGCCGGAGGCGGGGCGGAAGGCTGTCATAGATCAGGACGACACGAATGTGCCGGTCGCGGGCCGTGCAATAAAGGCCGCCATAAAGAAAAGCCATGCCACAGAGAAAGATGGTGGTTTCATGGGCCCAGATCGTCGGCGCATTGAAGACATAGCGCAGCACGACTTCGTTCAGCAGCACGACCATGGAGATCACGATGCCACCGGCGAACAGCAAGCCGCCCCTGTTGATCCACCGGCCAAGCAGACCGGCTTCGTCAATCGCGCCGGGATCCACCTTTTCCTCTGGTCCGTCTGTAATTTCCGCCACGGTGTCCTCCCGTTCATTCCTTATGAAACGGGCGCCCGCAGGCGCCCGTCGAACCGCTGCTATCAGGGCAGCTTACTGCATCAGGCCGTTCTCTTTCAGATAGCCGGTCAGGACGTCATAGACCTTCTGGGCATTGTCGGAGCGTTCAGCGACCTTGGCCCATTCGCCGGTGGCGATGGTGCGGAATTTGGCACGTTCCTCGGCCGACCAGTCGGTCACCGTGACCTCGCCGCTGGCCTTGGCTTCTGCCACGGCCTTCAGGTCCCGGTCGGCCAGTGCGGCCACCTGGGCCTTGGCAAACGCGGCAACGCTTTCTTCAAGCGCTGTCTGCAGATCCGCCGGCAGGGCATCCCACTTGGCCTTGTTCATGGAGATTTCCACGAGCGGCATGGAGTGGAAGCCCGGATAGACCGGGTTCGGCGCGACCTTGTGCATGCCCTGGGCATGGTTGGTCGAGAACACGGTATAGTCGGCTGCATCGATCACGCCCTTGTCGAGAGCGGTGAAAACCTCGGAGCCCGGCAGGTTCACCGGTGCAGCACCGGCCGCGGCAAAGACCTGCTGCACGAGGCCTTCGGGTGCCCGCATCTTCAGGCCCTTCAGGTCGTCGACGCCATTGAGCGGCTTCTTGGAGACAAAAGCTTCCAGACCGGGCGTGGTTGCTCCGATGAAATGAAGGCCATAGGGCTCGACCAGTTCGTTCATCAGTTCCTTGCCGCC
This genomic interval from Labrenzia sp. VG12 contains the following:
- a CDS encoding TRAP transporter substrate-binding protein encodes the protein MLKHLKRTALAAVAASALATSAMAADFSFRFQSSDPAGNPNFELQQGWTEAVKEKTGGRIEIELLPVESIVAHNETQDAISAGILDGHITDTSYFAGKDPAFGLIANPVGAWSSPDEMFAFMADGGGKELMNELVEPYGLHFIGATTPGLEAFVSKKPLNGVDDLKGLKMRAPEGLVQQVFAAAGAAPVNLPGSEVFTALDKGVIDAADYTVFSTNHAQGMHKVAPNPVYPGFHSMPLVEISMNKAKWDALPADLQTALEESVAAFAKAQVAALADRDLKAVAEAKASGEVTVTDWSAEERAKFRTIATGEWAKVAERSDNAQKVYDVLTGYLKENGLMQ